CAAGTCAATAACAATGTAAAACAACATATTTCATGcatgattattaaaatataaaatgagtaaaaaaaatgcagatTTATGTTTTCACTTGGAACACTTTATATGTAACTCGAGATGCTGAATTAGGGTCTAAACCACTTGCAATAACCTTTATTTCACATAGTAATCATAATAAAGTGATCAAGTGAGACTCTTACTTCCAAACCAAACAATCAATAGACGCATTATACTTTGCTCGGCCAGATGTTACTGTGAAACTCGTTTTGGCAGTATGTTTTGGCACAGGAATTTTAACAACAACCCCTAGTGCAAACATCTTCGCACCAAAGACACTCTTTACCTGAAAAAcatgttaataaataaataaacaaaatgaatGGGGGATGGATAACCTTCAATAGATTTAACCTTGAACATGAAAATGTTCAAACCTTAACATTTACTTCCATCCGTGTTCGACCAAGTTCCTTTATGGTTGGCAATACTTTGAAGGGAAGATTAACACCCTCAGTGATACGATATCTACCAATATAAGTAATGTTAGCAGATATTAGACAAAACCAATGGCCATTCTGGCACTGTCAAGAATTCACCTGATCCTATATCACTTGTGATTTTATAATATCAAGTGAAGCAAAATGGTAATAAAGCTGTAGGCAATATGAACCTAATCACAACTAGCATTCAATGTTGCTTTTGGTGACCTATTGGGGTATCATATAAGGAATAAAGCTATTTGATAGAAAACTTAAATCATAACATAGAGATGCCAACAAACCATTGTCCCAATCAAAGTTTGATGTTGAAGATCTACCAAGAAATAGATTATCAAATGCCTAGtagaaaaaacaacaaagagTGGTTTTGAAATAGTTAAATAGTTAATCAAGAACAATAAGGGCAAAGGCAAGGAATTGCAAACCCATCTGCCCCTTTTTCCCACCAAAGTACAAATTTAATACGTTTGTTGTAGGTTCACAAAAATTTATATAGCATGAGATACAATGAAAAGGCAAGAGCTTACTTCATTAGTTCAAATTCACCATCAGGTGGCACAAAACTAACTGTCTTCTCTGAGTTGAACCTTGTCAAATTTACACATTGATGGAAAGTGACATCATCAAGCTCAATAGTTTTACCACTGCAAAATAGATTTTGTAGACAATAGAAAACAATATGAATATAATACCAGAGCAAATAAAACATAAGGATGAACTATCCTCCCAGTACAACAAACCAAACGGACTAAAttgtagaaggaaaaaaaaagtaaacagaATTCTCTATGATAATGTAACAGGACAAACACAAGTTTCAAATGACAATGAATATCAAAGGCATTTGAAGGAAAATGTAAGGAATCATGTCCAAATGAAAACTACCTTTTAGTAGGACGAGATTTAAGTTGTGACTCTTTCTCAAGGCCAATCTTGTCATTCAAACCCAACTTCAAATCAGGCATTCCAGAAAGAAAGCACTTCATAAGAACCTTCCCCGTAACATCACAGCGTAAAACAACACCTAAAATCATAACAATTAGCAAGAAATCAAGCAAACATCAATGTGAAGACAATGAAAATTCATGACCAACCTTTTGAAGACATAAGAAGATTCACACTCTCAACAATATCCAAGAAGACCTGTAATGGATCAATGTTGTAAACCTGCAATAGTAAGGTAATAATGATAAAGAATGGAAGTAGGATAGTACACAACTCACCTCATTCTTTTTGTATACAAGGCCTTCTCTCCGCCAACCAACAGCACCGGTAACTTGTAAAGTTGCATTTGGAATAGGTCTATCTGAGGGCTGTTCCCCCAAGCATTGCACACGAGATGAGATGAACAAAAGGATTGGTGAAATattcaaacaacacaacatattaaaaaatgtaaactcaacaaaaaacaaatggacAGACAGATTACACATGCGCACACAGCCACTAACTTGTGAAGTCACATTCTGAACAGGAATATCTGTGATGAGCTGTTTCCCCTCTACTCCCTCCCACAAAatgatatttgatattttcatatattcatggaattatatatattctattatccaagattcctttttctatttatttttcttgtcaaTGTGATCCATGTTTGAGTTCTATCAAGTCCACGCCCATGCACTTCAATGTATTTACAATAGCATGTGCAAACTAACCTTGGAAGAAAATGGGGAACGCACTCCTTCCTGAGTGATATAAAGCTTTAAGATTTCCGGTGAAAGATTTTGAGGATAACCAAAGTCCATGATTTCTGCAAATATgtgtaaatatttatcataaacccattcaaatgataaatatttttctgtcaTGAGAACACTATTTGGTCTTTTATTATTAAGCAAAGTTTGAATTGGCAAAACATATTTGTTTCAACCTGTTGACAAAATAGATAGATGCACAACGGTTATCAAGCGAATGCACTGTTGCAGTTTCACATATCATGAATAAAAAACCAGCTACTTCTGTTACATTTGACTAGCAAAGTCCTAGTTTACTGCCTAATATAACTATGGTAGTTCCTTGAATTCTGAAGGGCAAATGGAATTAACTATTTGGTGAGCTACTTTTACCAATATTATATAGAGTTTGCAACAAAGAAACTGTATCCTTCCCCTTCCTAGCCTGAATGTTTTTTCACCATAAATAAATGTATTAGTTTAgaaattctttatatttttttccagtGAAAACCCAGTTACAAAAATTATGTTATGACTAGTGTACTTGTATTTAATATTTCCAGAAACCCTTGCACTGACTTACAGCATTAGCATGCATTACAGACcaacatcaaaatcaaacaaatttaacaaaTCACCACATAATTTCATACCATCTAGGAGTTCATAAATGAGTACAAAATTATTGCGAATTGCATCCTCGTCAAAGGCACCACCAAAATATGATTTGAATAGTGCAACAGCCTGCAAAGATGACATGTTATCAATCATGATCATTTTATACAGCCAAATTTAAGTGTTAACTATAGTCAAATATCAAGAATTGGAAGACAGAAAGCAGTGCACAAGCAGTAAAGCCTTCGTATCAGAGTTGAGGAACGATGGAATACAATAAACCTGCATCATGAAACATAATTTAACCGACCAAGCCAGACATCATCAGATAAGTGGCAGTGACAGCAAGAGGTTAAATACCTCAACAACAAACTTAAAAGCACAAGCTACATTAGCATTGCTGCTGACAACAATCACGATGTAAACATTGCTGATCCTCATGTAAAAGAAAGAGCAGCCACCAATCTGCTTCACAGGACAAGTACCAAGTTCTTTTGTTTGCATTATATGTGTCCGAAAAGCATCGACCATATTTCCCCTGTAAAG
The nucleotide sequence above comes from Glycine soja cultivar W05 chromosome 11, ASM419377v2, whole genome shotgun sequence. Encoded proteins:
- the LOC114377420 gene encoding AP-2 complex subunit mu-like isoform X1, which codes for MPVAASAIYFLNLRGDVLINRLYRDDVGGNMVDAFRTHIMQTKELGTCPVKQIGGCSFFYMRISNVYIVIVVSSNANVACAFKFVVEVYCIPSFLNSDTKALLLAVALFKSYFGGAFDEDAIRNNFVLIYELLDEIMDFGYPQNLSPEILKLYITQEGVRSPFSSKPSDRPIPNATLQVTGAVGWRREGLVYKKNEVFLDIVESVNLLMSSKGVVLRCDVTGKVLMKCFLSGMPDLKLGLNDKIGLEKESQLKSRPTKSGKTIELDDVTFHQCVNLTRFNSEKTVSFVPPDGEFELMKYRITEGVNLPFKVLPTIKELGRTRMEVNVKVKSVFGAKMFALGVVVKIPVPKHTAKTSFTVTSGRAKYNASIDCLVWKIRKFPGQTEPTLSAEIELISTMTEKKSSTRPPIQMEFQVPMFTASGLRVRFLKVWEKSGYNTVEWVRYITKAGSYEVRC
- the LOC114377420 gene encoding AP-2 complex subunit mu-like isoform X2, whose translation is MPVAASAIYFLNLRGDVLINRLYRDDVGGNMVDAFRTHIMQTKELGTCPVKQIGGCSFFYMRISNVYIVIVVSSNANVACAFKFVVEAVALFKSYFGGAFDEDAIRNNFVLIYELLDEIMDFGYPQNLSPEILKLYITQEGVRSPFSSKPSDRPIPNATLQVTGAVGWRREGLVYKKNEVFLDIVESVNLLMSSKGVVLRCDVTGKVLMKCFLSGMPDLKLGLNDKIGLEKESQLKSRPTKSGKTIELDDVTFHQCVNLTRFNSEKTVSFVPPDGEFELMKYRITEGVNLPFKVLPTIKELGRTRMEVNVKVKSVFGAKMFALGVVVKIPVPKHTAKTSFTVTSGRAKYNASIDCLVWKIRKFPGQTEPTLSAEIELISTMTEKKSSTRPPIQMEFQVPMFTASGLRVRFLKVWEKSGYNTVEWVRYITKAGSYEVRC